One region of Aphelocoma coerulescens isolate FSJ_1873_10779 chromosome W unlocalized genomic scaffold, UR_Acoe_1.0 ChrW_unloc_scaf_2, whole genome shotgun sequence genomic DNA includes:
- the LOC138102845 gene encoding uncharacterized protein → MTENPSAKVKAAFYALLAKHNARPSPGGEEWAQNNWFNLDYVTDRVYSLQHETRFKFGRNKTIICSVLGACLAAAIDHRLKRCTEEKAIIDSLQSLVEILQKQLDEEKNKNHLLEAALKEEYFRNSKNADSPKETEEKETPHIDQIYPQKELILVKNCGENCCPRVRPLIKTEYNYINDEDFEPHITTKQIPYSAVELARLKKEYGRLPHESETEYVFRVSLTGGDQIQLTEQEASGYWGHGVFLTTGDKRGTWSLTQRAAFWAGGLNPLERGDPLAIIGTPEQLLESVHKAACLQMIHERKLTPGYESPMQLPVKPALMTPLIRSLPESLKPTAIALQKTIAAVGPVERLDRFLGNPSDQTGSTDPGFTPYSTPSQPPGSQSNSPAGDRKVWTWSEVAKDLIDYSRKYGPIKIPEEKLDKTKGVRYIRAPHGEKPENVKQISNRQHWWLLGIKKGVPRDVMDGLPLDKLSKVVSNWHCRKPVLPNPSVQPSAPLLPQNLGSESDQPLPQSLCSEPKQPLPQNQGN, encoded by the coding sequence atgactgaaaaccccAGTGCAAAAGTTAAAGCTGCGTTTTATGCTCTGCTAGCAAAACATAATGCCCGGCCCTCTCCGGGAGGGGAAGAATGGGCTCAAAATAACTGGTTTAATTTAGATTATGTGACTGATAGAGTATATTCTTTACAACATGAGACTAGATTTAAATTTGGCCgaaataaaaccataatctgctctgttttagggGCATGCCTTGCGGCAGCCATAGATCATCGCTTAAAGCGATGTACTGAAGAGAAAGCGATCATAGATTCCCTTCAAAGCCtagtggaaattttacaaaaacaattagatgaagaaaaaaataaaaatcacttgctagaggctgctttaaaagaggaatattttagaaattcGAAAAATGCTGACTCaccaaaagagacagaggaaaaggaaactccTCACATTGACCAAATATACCCCCAAAAAGAACTAATACTAGTAAAAAATTGTGGAGAAAACTGCTGCCCTCGTGTGAGAcctctgattaaaactgaatataATTATATCAATGATGAAGATTTTGAACCGCATATCACCACTAAACAAATACCATACAGTGCTGTTGAATTAGCTAGATTAAAAAAGGAGTATGGGCGGCTTCCCCACGAATCTGAGACAGAATATGTCTTCCGAGTGTCTCTCACCGGAGGAGACCAAATTCAATTAACTGAACAGGAGGCCAGTGGATACTGGGGACATGGAGTTTTCTTGACAACAGGAGACAAACGTGGCACGTGGTCCCTGACTCAGCGTGCAGCCTTCTGGGCCGGGGGACTCAATCCTTTAGAAAGGGGAGACCCTTTAGCTATAATTGGTACCCCCGAGCAACTCCTAGAAAGTGTCCACAAAGCTGCCTGTTTGCAAATGAtccatgaaagaaaattaactcctggATATGAATCCCCCATGCAATTACCTGTTAAACCTGCACTGATGACCCCTTTAATTCGAAGCCTTCCAGAATCACTCAAACCTACAGCAATTGCCCTTCAAAAAACCATAGCGGCTGTAGGTCCCGTAGAAAGGCTAGATAGATTCCTTGGAAACCCAAGCGACCAAACTGGATCTACCGATCCTGGGTTTACTCCCTATTCAACCCCCTCTCAGCCGCCAGGTTCACAATCGAATTCACCTGCGGGTGATCGCAAAGTTTGGACATGGAGTGAAGTTGCAAAAGATCTGATTGATTACAGTAGAAAATATGGACCTATaaaaattccagaagaaaaattagaCAAAACAAAAGGTGTCAGGTACATTCGGGCTCCTCATGGCGAAAAGCCAGAGAATGTAAAACAGATCTCTAACCGTCAGCATTGGTGGTTATTAGGCATCAAAAAGGGGGTCCCCAGAGATGTGATGGATGGCTTACCCCTTGATAAATTGAGTAAGGTAGTGTCTAACTGGCACTGCCGAAAACCCGTTCTACCAAATCCATCAGTTCAACCCagtgcacccctcctccctcagaaTCTGGGCAGTGAGTCAGACCAACCACTCCCTCAAAGTCTGTGCAGTGAGCCAAAACAACCTCTCcctcaaaaccagggaaactaG